The Streptomyces sp. DG1A-41 genomic sequence ACGTTCGTCCTGCTCGCGCCAGGAAAGGTGCTGATCAACCCCGAATACATCGACGTCGACCGGCTGCCGGGCGTCCTGAGCTCCTGGGACGTCCTGATCGCCCCCGAGCCCGACCCGATCGACGAGGTTCTGCTCAAGGTCACGTCGCTGTGCGGCAAGTGGCTCAGCATGAACGTCCTCATGATCGACGAGCGGCGTGTGATCGCGGAGCGGCACCACACCGGCATGCTGCGCGCCCTGGAGAAGTGGGGCTTCGAGCCGATCCCGTGCGACCTGCTCCACTACGCGCCGTTCGGTGGCTCGTTCCACTGCGCGACGCTCGACATCCGGCGTCGCGGCACGCTCCAGTCCTACGTCGACTGACCGACGTCACCCCGCCGCCTCCCGCCGCGGGCGGTGCCGGCGGGTGCGGGCTCTCGGAGCGCCGCCACCACCAGTCCGCGGATCTCCTGGTCCGACACGGATCCGCCCCCCACCAGGCGGTCGAAGACCAATCCGTCCACACAGGTCAGCAGCGTGACCGTGCGGTCCTCGGCGTCCGATACGCCCTGCGCGGCCAGGAAGTCGCGTACGGCTCGCCGCGCCGTGTTCTGGCGCGGCACCAGGATCTCCCGCAGTTCGGGATGGTGCACACTCTCGATGGCGCACGCGAAGCGCGCGAGGGAGCGTCGCCGTCCGTCCCCCGTGAGCCGCTGCTGGACGAAGGCGGCGATCCCGGCCACCAGTTCCTCGGCATTCCGCGGCACCGGCGTCCGGTCCCCGATCGCCTGGAGTTCTGCCTGGTCGAGGGCGACAAGGCGCCGGACCAGTGCGGTGAGCAGTGCCTGGCGGGTGCGGTAGTAGGCGGACGTGGTGCCGGCCGGCAGGTTCGCCGCCCGGTCCACCGCGCGATGGGTCAGTCCCCGGATGCCGGCCTCGGCGAGCACGCCGATGGCCGCGTCGGCGAGGACGGTACGTCGGTCTGTGGCCATCCCCCTTTTCTACACCTGTAGAGACTCGGGGTACGCTGTTTCTACATTTGTAGAAGGATCGTGGCGGGGTGGACGAGAGAGGGCCGATATGGCTGGCAGCGCGGTGGTGGTGGGCGGAGGCATCGGCGGGCTGGCCGCCGCACTCGGTCTGCGCCTGATCGGCTGGGAGGTGACGGTGGTCGAACGCGCCCCCGTCCTGGCCGATGCGGGCGCGGGCATCTCCCTGCACGCCAACGGCATCCGTGCCCTGGACGTCCTCGGCGTCGGCGAGGCGGTGCGCGCTGCCGCGCGGCCCCAGTACACCGGGGGCACCCGTGTCCCCGGCGGCCGCTGGCTGGCCCGGATGGACGGGACCGCCCTCGAGCGCGAGCTGGGCACGCCGATCCTCGGCATCCCGCGTGCCGTCCTGCATCACCTGCTGCGCGCGGCGCTGCCGGCCGAGTGCCTGGTGGTCGGGGACGAGGTGACGTCCGTCGACCGCTCCGACCCCGGCCGGGTACGGATACCGCTCGGGAACACCGTCCTGGACGCGGATCTGGTCGTGGCCGCCGACGGAGTCGGCAGCCGGCTGCGCGCCCGGCTGTTCCCTCAGCACCCCGGCCCGGCCTACAGCGGGTCCACCGTGTCGCGCGCCCTCACCGAGCGCCCGGTGGAGCTGGACACCGACTTCGAACTGACCTGGGGGAGGGGCGCCGAGTTCGGACACATCGCGTTCGCCGACGGTCGGGCCGAGTGGCACGCGGTGCTCAACTCGCCACCCGGGATACGGCATACGGACACGCTCGCCGAACTGCGCCGACGGTTCGGCACCTGGCACGATCCGGTCCCCGCGCTGCTGGCCGCGACCCGCTCCGACGCCGTCCTGCACCACGACATCCACGAACTGGTGACGCCCTTGCCCGCCTTCACCGCGGGCCGGATCGCGCTGCTCGGTGACGCGGCCCACGCCATGACCCCGAACCTCGGCCAGGGCGCCTGCCAGGCACTGGAGGACGCGGCCGTACTGGCCGCCGCACTCGCCACCGAGCCAAGCGTCGCAGTGGCGCTGGCCCGCTACGACGCCGAGCGCCGCCCGCGCAGCCAGTCCGTCGCACGCGTCGCCCGCCAGGCCGGCCGGATGGGGCAGCAACTGACGCACCCGCTGGCCGTCGCCGTGCGGAACACCGCTCTCCGGCTGGCCCCCTCCCGCGCGACCGTCCGCACCATCCTGCGGCACGCCGACTGGACACCGCCGGGCCTGGGCTGACGGCACCGCACCCACTCCACGGCGGGTCCGACTCCGGTGACGAAGAGGGTCGGCCTTCAGCCGCCGGACGCCCCGAGCCGTCCGGTCGCGAGGGCGGCGAGTTCGGCAGGCGTACGAGGCCCCGGCTCCGCACCGGTCAACCACCCCTGCGCGCGCAGGAGTTCCGCCGCGGCGGCACCCCACGGCAGCCGCAGTCCCGCCTCCCGGAGGAGATCGGTGCGGGCCAGTGCCTCGGGGGCGGGCCCGGTGCGGACTCCGGACGGGGTGAGGAGCGCCGCGTCGTCGGCCCAGCGCAGGGCGAGGTCGACGTCGTGAGTGGCCATCACCACCGTGGTGCCTGCCGCACGGAGTCCGTCGAGCGTGGTGAGGAGCCGTTCCTGGCCGTCGGGGTCGAGTCCGGCCGTCGGCTCGTCGAGGACGAGGACACGGGGCCGCATGGCGACCGCGCCCGCGATGGCGGTGCGTTTGCGCTGCCCGTAGGAGAGCAGATGGGTGGGCCGGTCGGCCAGGGCGGTGATGTCCAGGGCGGCGAGCGCCTCCGCCACCCGCGCCCGCACCTGCGTGTCGTCCAGGCCGAGGTTCAGCGGCCCGAACGACACGTCCTGCTCGACGGACGCCGCGAAGAGCTGGTCGTCCGGGTCCTGCACCACCAGCTGGACGGTCGTGCGCAGCCGGGTCAGGCCCTTGCGGTCGTACGTCACCGGCTGCCCGACGACCGTCAACCGGCCCGCGTCCGGTTTCAGTCCGCCGCTGAGGAGCCGCATCAGCGTGGTCTTGCCGCTGCCGTTGCGGCCGAGCAGCGCGAGCGCGCGCCCCTCGCGGATCTCGAAGTCGAGGCCGCTGAGCACGGCCGGGCCGTCCTCGTAGGCGAAGGACGCGCCCCGCAGGGCGACGAGGGCGGGCTCGTTCATGTCAGCGGCCTTTCCAGTACGAAGGTGAGGACGGCCAGCGCCGCGAGGAGCGCGCAACTGGCGGCCGTGAAGCGGACGGAGACGCGGGCCTCGGGCACCAGGACGCGCAGGGTGCCGTCGTAGCCGCGCCCGGCGAGACCGGCCTGGAGGCGGACCGCCCGGTCGAAGGCGCGGACGAACGCGGTGGCCGCGAGACCGCCCAGCGAACGCCAGGCGGCGGCCCGCGTGGTGTGCCCGAGCCGGGCGGCCTGCGCGTCACGGACCCGGCGCACGGAGTCCAGCAGCAGGAAGCTCATGCGGTACGTCACGAGCGCGACGTCGACGACCGGCGCGGGCACCCCCGCCCGGACCAGCCGCGGCAACAGGTCGGACATGGGCGTGGTGAACGCGAACAGCAGCACCCCCAGGGAGGCCGCCGAGGTGCGCAGCAGCAACTCCCCGGCCCGGAGCGGCCCGTCACCGGCCAGGGACACGAAGCCCTCCGGCCCGCCGACCTGCACGAGCAGCGTCAGAGCGCCGGTCACGCAGAAACCCAACGGCACCCGGTAGGCCCGCCACAGCCGGTGCCAGGGCACGCCCGCCGGGCCCAGCAGCACCACCAGGGAGGTCAGCAGCACCAGGGCAGCGCCCGGCCAGGGCGGCAGCGAGATCGCCAGCAGGGTCAGCCCCAGCCCGAGCACGGCCTTGTCCACGGGATGACGGCGGCGCCAGCGACTGCTGTGCGCCGCCGCGTCGATCGGCAGCACGCGGCTCA encodes the following:
- a CDS encoding TetR family transcriptional regulator C-terminal domain-containing protein, with the translated sequence MATDRRTVLADAAIGVLAEAGIRGLTHRAVDRAANLPAGTTSAYYRTRQALLTALVRRLVALDQAELQAIGDRTPVPRNAEELVAGIAAFVQQRLTGDGRRRSLARFACAIESVHHPELREILVPRQNTARRAVRDFLAAQGVSDAEDRTVTLLTCVDGLVFDRLVGGGSVSDQEIRGLVVAALREPAPAGTARGGRRRGDVGQST
- a CDS encoding FAD-dependent monooxygenase; this encodes MAGSAVVVGGGIGGLAAALGLRLIGWEVTVVERAPVLADAGAGISLHANGIRALDVLGVGEAVRAAARPQYTGGTRVPGGRWLARMDGTALERELGTPILGIPRAVLHHLLRAALPAECLVVGDEVTSVDRSDPGRVRIPLGNTVLDADLVVAADGVGSRLRARLFPQHPGPAYSGSTVSRALTERPVELDTDFELTWGRGAEFGHIAFADGRAEWHAVLNSPPGIRHTDTLAELRRRFGTWHDPVPALLAATRSDAVLHHDIHELVTPLPAFTAGRIALLGDAAHAMTPNLGQGACQALEDAAVLAAALATEPSVAVALARYDAERRPRSQSVARVARQAGRMGQQLTHPLAVAVRNTALRLAPSRATVRTILRHADWTPPGLG
- a CDS encoding ATP-binding cassette domain-containing protein produces the protein MNEPALVALRGASFAYEDGPAVLSGLDFEIREGRALALLGRNGSGKTTLMRLLSGGLKPDAGRLTVVGQPVTYDRKGLTRLRTTVQLVVQDPDDQLFAASVEQDVSFGPLNLGLDDTQVRARVAEALAALDITALADRPTHLLSYGQRKRTAIAGAVAMRPRVLVLDEPTAGLDPDGQERLLTTLDGLRAAGTTVVMATHDVDLALRWADDAALLTPSGVRTGPAPEALARTDLLREAGLRLPWGAAAAELLRAQGWLTGAEPGPRTPAELAALATGRLGASGG
- the cbiQ gene encoding cobalt ECF transporter T component CbiQ, whose amino-acid sequence is MLPIDAAAHSSRWRRRHPVDKAVLGLGLTLLAISLPPWPGAALVLLTSLVVLLGPAGVPWHRLWRAYRVPLGFCVTGALTLLVQVGGPEGFVSLAGDGPLRAGELLLRTSAASLGVLLFAFTTPMSDLLPRLVRAGVPAPVVDVALVTYRMSFLLLDSVRRVRDAQAARLGHTTRAAAWRSLGGLAATAFVRAFDRAVRLQAGLAGRGYDGTLRVLVPEARVSVRFTAASCALLAALAVLTFVLERPLT